In the Rhizophagus irregularis chromosome 8, complete sequence genome, one interval contains:
- a CDS encoding Rho GTPase has protein sequence MPCNPLFGKNKPLHRKLVVLGDGACGKTSLLNVFTRGYFPQIYEPTVFENYVHDIWIDNQQIELSLWDTAGQEEFDRLRSLSYADTHVVMLCFAVDNRDSLENIESKWIAEISEHCQGVKIVLVALKCDLREDINVVRNMQRYGERPVSYEEGLAVAQNINASRYLECSAKHNRGVREAFEQSARVSIHARPKGAPHDSNNVRCIIL, from the exons ATGCCTTGTAATCCACTTTTCGGTAAAAATAAACCTCTACACCGTAAATTAGTGGTATTGGGTGACGGTGCTTGTGGTAAAACTTCtcttttaaatgtatttacaaGAGGTTATTTTCCACAG atatatgaACCAACAGTATTCGAAAATTATGTACATGATATATGGATAGACAACCAGCAAATTGAATTGTCCCTTTGGGATACAGCcg GACAAGAAGAGTTTGACCGTCTACGTTCTTTATCATATGCTGATACACATGTTGTCATGTTGTGTTTTGCAGTAGATAACCGAGACTCACTTGAGAATATTGAATCAAAATGGATTGCAGAAATTTCTGAACATTGTCAAGGTGTCAAAATTGTCTTGGTTGCCTTAAAATGTGATTTAAGGGAGGATATTAATGTCGTAAGAAATATGCAACGATATGGAGAGAGACCGGTTTCTTATGAAGag GGGCTAGCCGTGGCTCAAAATATAAATGCTTCCAGATATTTGGAATGTTCTGCAAAACATAATAGAG GTGTGCGAGAGGCTTTTGAACAATCTGCTCGTGTGAGCATTCACGCAAGACCCAAAGGCGCGCCACATGATTCAAACAATGTGAGATGCATAATActttaa